In the genome of Nerophis lumbriciformis linkage group LG32, RoL_Nlum_v2.1, whole genome shotgun sequence, one region contains:
- the LOC140677460 gene encoding uncharacterized protein isoform X2, translating into MATFVADWEVGALGVAGDQVAAISVADEEAGASSSWQAWLGVVSQAAKLGVARQAAKLGVGLGIGLGLGVGLGLGMAGLGLGMAGLGLGMAGLGLGMAGLGLGLGMAGLVLGVEGLGLGVEGLGLGVEGLGLGVEGLGLGVEGLGLGLGVEGLGLGLGVEGLGLDMELVLALVRRQVLAVELRQVLALEQRQVLAVALVLALALAVEQELEQVLAKEQELEQVLAEEQELEQVLAEEQELEQVLAEEQELEQVLAEEQELEQVLAEEQELEQVLAEEQELELVAFAGPPEMLVASASPPEMLVASASPPEMLVASARPPEMMVASARPPEMMVASARPPGLRLAMSMVEAV; encoded by the exons atggccacattcgtggccgactgggaggtgggcgcacttggcgtggcgggcgaccaggtagcggccatatccgtggccgacgaggaggcaggcgcgtcgtcatcgtggcaggcgtggcttggcgtggtgagtcaggcggcgaagctcggcgtggcgcgtcaggcggcgaagctcggcgtgggtcttggtataggtcttggtcttggcgtgggtcttggtcttggcatggcaggtcttggtcttggcatggcgggtcttg gtcttggcatggcgggtcttggtcttggcatggcgggtcttggtcttggtcttggcatggcgggtcttgttcttggcgtggagggtcttggacttggcgtggagggtcttggacttggcgtggagggtcttggacttggcgtggagggtcttggtcttggcgtggagggtcttggtcttggtcttggcgtggagggtcttggtcttggacttggcgtggagggtcttggtcttgacatggagctggtgctagccttggtgcggcgacaggtgctagccgtggagctgcgacaggtgctagccttggagcagcgacaggtgctagctgtggctctggtgctagccttggcgctagccgtggagcaggaactggagcaggtgctagccaaggagcaggaactggagcaggtgctagccgaggagcaggaactggagcaggtgctagccgaggagcaggaactggagcaggtgctagccgaggagcaggaattggagcaggtgctagccgaggagcaggaactggagcaggtgctagccgaggagcaggaactggagcaggtgctagccgaggagcaggaactggagctggtggcgtttgcaggcccaccggagatgctggtggcgtctgcaagcccaccggagatgctggtggcgtctgcaagcccaccggagatgctggtggcgtctgcaagaccaccggagatgatggtggcgtctgcaagaccaccggagatgatggtggcgtctgcaagaccacccgggctgaggttagccatgagcatggtggaggcggtctag
- the LOC140677460 gene encoding uncharacterized protein isoform X1: protein MATFVADWEVGALGVAGDQVAAISVADEEAGASSSWQAWLGVVSQAAKLGVARQAAKLGVGLGIGLGLGVGLGLGMAGLGLGMAGLGLGMAGLGLGMAGLGLGMAGLGLGLGMAGLVLGVEGLGLGVEGLGLGVEGLGLGVEGLGLGVEGLGLGLGVEGLGLGLGVEGLGLDMELVLALVRRQVLAVELRQVLALEQRQVLAVALVLALALAVEQELEQVLAKEQELEQVLAEEQELEQVLAEEQELEQVLAEEQELEQVLAEEQELEQVLAEEQELEQVLAEEQELELVAFAGPPEMLVASASPPEMLVASASPPEMLVASARPPEMMVASARPPEMMVASARPPGLRLAMSMVEAV, encoded by the exons atggccacattcgtggccgactgggaggtgggcgcacttggcgtggcgggcgaccaggtagcggccatatccgtggccgacgaggaggcaggcgcgtcgtcatcgtggcaggcgtggcttggcgtggtgagtcaggcggcgaagctcggcgtggcgcgtcaggcggcgaagctcggcgtgggtcttggtataggtcttggtcttggcgtgggtcttggtcttggcatggcaggtcttggtcttggcatggcgggtcttggtcttggcatggcgggtcttg gtcttggcatggcgggtcttggtcttggcatggcgggtcttggtcttggtcttggcatggcgggtcttgttcttggcgtggagggtcttggacttggcgtggagggtcttggacttggcgtggagggtcttggacttggcgtggagggtcttggtcttggcgtggagggtcttggtcttggtcttggcgtggagggtcttggtcttggacttggcgtggagggtcttggtcttgacatggagctggtgctagccttggtgcggcgacaggtgctagccgtggagctgcgacaggtgctagccttggagcagcgacaggtgctagctgtggctctggtgctagccttggcgctagccgtggagcaggaactggagcaggtgctagccaaggagcaggaactggagcaggtgctagccgaggagcaggaactggagcaggtgctagccgaggagcaggaactggagcaggtgctagccgaggagcaggaattggagcaggtgctagccgaggagcaggaactggagcaggtgctagccgaggagcaggaactggagcaggtgctagccgaggagcaggaactggagctggtggcgtttgcaggcccaccggagatgctggtggcgtctgcaagcccaccggagatgctggtggcgtctgcaagcccaccggagatgctggtggcgtctgcaagaccaccggagatgatggtggcgtctgcaagaccaccggagatgatggtggcgtctgcaagaccacccgggctgaggttagccatgagcatggtggaggcggtctag